Within the Achromobacter spanius genome, the region ACGCGCTGACCACGCCCTTGCTGCTGCTGATGGAAGGCATGAAAGCGCCCGCCATCGAAGACTTGCTGGGCCTGGGCGCGGCGGACTTCATGGCGCAGCCCGCCTGCATGGAAAGCATGCGAGTGCGGTTGGGCCGCCTGCGTCGGTCCGCCTCGGGCACGCACCCGGCCTGGCGCGAGGCCAGGGTGGAAGAGGCGTCGGCACGCTACACCGCCGACGGCAGCAGCGCCGCGCCATCGCTGCACGCCGTCCGGCCCCCGGTGGCTGCAGACATCCTCGCACAGGGCCTGGCCAACCTGCGGGACACCCGGCGCCAGGCGGCGCAGGAGTCGTTCCGCCAAGCCAAGGCGCGGGTGGTCGACGGATTCGAGCGTGACTACATCCGCCACGCCCTGTCGCGCCATGGCGGCAATGTGGCGCAGGCCGCGCGCGCCTGCGAAAAGCATCGCCGTGCCTTCTGGGCCTTGATGCGCAAGCATGGTATTGAGGCCGCGCCGTACCGGCAGGCAGCGCAAGGACGCAGGATGCGTGACTAAACCGCTCTTGCGCCCCAAGGGAAGTAAAATCACGGCTTCCGATCAACGAGGATAGTCGTGTCTGCTTCCAGCTTGAAGAACGATGTGTTCTTGCGCTCGCTCTTGCGCGAGCCCGTGCCCTATACCCCGATCTGGCTGATGCGCCAGGCGGGTCGCTACCTGCCCGAGTACCGCGCCACGCGGGCCCGCGCAGGCTCCTTCATGGGCCTGGCTCAAAACCCGGACTACGCCATGGAGGTCACGTTGCAGCCGCTGGCGCGCTACGACCTGGATGCGGCCATTCTGTTTTCGGACATTCTGACGGTGCCGCATGCAATGGGCCTGGGCCTGGACTTCGCCGAAGGCGAGGGCCCGCGCTTTGCCCACCCCGTGCGCACCGAGGAAGACGTCGCCCGCCTGGCCGTGCCCGACATGGACAAGCTGCGTTATGTCTTCGATGCGGTAGGCGTGATCCGCCGCGAGCTGGACGGCAAGGTGCCGCTGATCGGCTTTGCCGGCAGCCCGTTCACCATCGCCTGCTATATGGTCGAAGGCAAGGGCAGCGACGACTACCGCCTGATCAAGACCATGCTGTATTCCCGCCCGGACCTGCTGCACCGCATCCTGGAAATCAACGCCGAGGCCACGCTGCAATACCTGAACGCGCAGATCGCCGCGGGCGCTCAGGCCGTCATGCTGTTCGACAGTTGGGGCGGTGTGCTGGCCGATGGCCTGTTCCAGCAATTCTCGCTGGCCTACTCCAAGAAGGTCGTGGATGGCCTGACCCGTGAAAACGAAGGCCGGCGCGTGCCCGTCATCGTGTTCACCAAGGGCGGTGGCCAATGGCTGGAACAGATTGCGGCTTGTGGTTGCGACGCCGTGGGGCTGGATTGGACCGTGGACCTGGCCGCGGCGCGCCGCCGCACCGGCGACTCGGTTGCCTTCCAGGGCAACCTGGACCCGATGGCGCTGTTTGGCGGTGGCCCCGCCATCCGCGCGGAAGCCCGCCGCGTGCTGGACGCCTTTGGTCCGGTCGGCAAGGGCGGCCACGTGTTCAACCTGGGACACGGAATTTCGCGCTTCACTCCGCCGGAAGCCGTAGCCGAATTGGTCGAAGAAGTCCACCAACACAGCCGCACGCTGCGGGGGTAAGTGAGTGAACGCTTCGGTTCCTAGGGCCGATATTTGAGGGCCCGGGCAAGTACTTGTGCACAGCAGGAATTTGCCTGGGGAAAACCCTTTAGAAGCTAGTTTACAATCTTGGAACGTTATATAAGCTGCTGTTTTTAAACGGAAAAATAGAGTTTTCCACCGGATTGCAGCATGCTGCGCAATCTTGGCTTATTCCGAAAATTGACGTTGCTCCAGCCTTTTCCCCAAAGTTATCCACAGGCGCCGCCCAAGCCGGCCGGCGCGCCTGGGCGGCAATTGTCCAGCGGCGCCATCCCCGATTACCTATCATCCATTCGGATTAAACCTTTTCCATGACCCGTCCAAGTCTCCATGTCTGAACCGCTCGCAGGAACGACTTCCGAAGCCGTCTGCTGGGTGCGCGTGGCGCTGGACGTCCCCTTGCCCGGCCCCTTCGATTACCGCAGTGATGCGCCGGTCGCGGTGGGCTTGCGGGTGATCGTCCCGTTTGGGCGGCGCAAGATGGTCGGCGTGGTGGTGGAGAACCCGGCGGAGCCGTCATACGAGCCCAAGCAGATCCGGCCGATCGAACATGTGCTGGACGACCTGCCCCCCTTTGACGAAGACTGGCTGCGCATGGCGCGCTTTGCGGCGGACTACTATCAGCGGCCTTTGGGCGAAGTGATGTTGCCTACCTTGCCTCCGCCCTTGCGCAAGCCCACCGCGTATCAGGGCAAGCGTTCGGCGGGCGGCCCGGTGGCGCGCCTGGACAATCGCAAGCGGAAACCGGTGCGTGCGCCGGCCAAGGCGGATCAGCCGCCGGAACTTAACGACGCGCAGCGCGCTGCCGTGGACACCATTGGGGCATTGACCGGCTTCAAGCCGGTGCTGCTGCATGGCGTGACGGGTAGCGGCAAGACCGAGGTCTACCTGCGGGCAGCGGAAAAAGTGCTGGGCCAGGGGCGGCAAGTGCTGCTGATGGTGCCCGAAATCAACCTGACGCCGCAGTTGGAAGCCGCGCTGCGCGCGCGCCTGGAAGCCTTGGTGGGGCCGGATGGCCTGGCCGTCATGCACAGCGGCTTGTCCGACGGTGAGCGGTTGCAGGCCTGGGCCCGCGCCCAACGCGGCGAGGCGCGCATGGTGCTGGGCACGCGCATGTCGATCTTTGCGCCCCTGAGCAAGCTGGGCTTGATCGTGGTGGACGAAGAGCACGACGCTTCCTACAAGCAGCAGGACGGCCTGCGCTATTCGGCGCGTGACCTTGCCGTGTGGCGCGCGCACGATCTGGATATTCCCGTGGTGTTGGGCTCGGCCACGCCGTCCCTGGAGACTTGGCAGCATGCCGAGCGCGGCCGCTATCTGCGCTTGACGCTGCCGGGCCGGGCGCGCTCCAGCACGCTGCCGTCGATGCGTCTGGTGGACACACGCCGCCTGCAGATGAAGCACGGCATGTCGCCACATTTGCTGGAAGCCATCGGCCAGCGCCTGGAACGCAAAGAGCAGTCGCTGATCTTCCTGAACCGGCGCGGCTATTCCCCGGTGCTGCATTGCCAGTCCTGCGCCTGGGTCAGCAATTGCCCGCGCTGCACCGCGTTTACCGTGCTGCATCGCACGGATGGGCGCGGCCATCGGCTGCAGTGCCACCACTGCGGCTACCAGGCGCCGGTGCCGCGTGCGTGCCCGGAATGCGGCGACCAGGACCTGGCGCCCATGGGCCGGGGCACTCAGCGCATCGAAGAGCATCTGGCCGAGTTGTTCCCCGGGGCGCGCATCCTGCGCATCGATGCCGACAGCACGCGCAAGAAAGGCAGTGCCGAAGCGCTGTTCGCCTCCGTGCACGCGGGCGAGGTCGACATCCTGGTGGGCACGCAGATGGTGGCCAAGGGGCATGATTTTGCGCGGCTGGGCCTGGTGGGCGTGCTGAATTCCGATTCGATGCTGTTCGCGCACGACTTCCGCGCGCCCGAGCGCCTGTTTGCTCAGCTGATGCAGGTAGCGGGCCGGGCCGGCCGCCACCAGGGCAATGGCGAGGTGCTTATCCAGACCGGCTACCCGGAGCAGCCGGTGTATCAGGCCTTGCTGCGCCATGACTACGCGGGCTTTGCGCGCCATGCCCTGCATGAACGCGAAAGCACCGGCTTGCCGCCCTTCGTTTATCAAGCCCTGCTGACGGCCGAAGCGCGCGAACTGAAAGTGGCGCAGGCCTTCCTGGAGCGCGCGCGCGTGCTGCCCGAAGGCGAATGGGCCGCCGACTTTCCCAGCCTGGATGCCATCATGCTGTACGACCCGGTGCCGTTGCGCGTGGTGCGGGTGGCCAATATCGAGCGTGCCCAACTGCTGGTGGAAAGCAGCAGCCGGCCGGCCTTGCAGGCCTTTCTGACGTCGTGGTCGCACCACTTGCCGTATATCGCCAACGAGGCGCGGGTGCGCTGGCAGTTGGAAGTCGATCCGCTTGAAATCTAGCCTAAGGTCCAACATGTCCGCCAACGAAGCCATTGCCCAAGGGATGAACCCCGCCCAACGCGAGGCGGTGCTGTACCTGGACGGCCCCTGCCTGGTGCTGGCGGGCGCCGGCAGCGGCAAGACGCGCGTGATCACGCAGAAAATTGCGTATCTGCTGCGCGAATGCGGTTATATGGGCCGCAACGTGGTGGCCTTGACCTTCACCAACAAGGCTGCGCGCGAAATGGACGAGCGCGTCAAGACGCTGGTCGATCGCAAGCTGTCCAAGGGATTGATCATCAGCACGTTCCACTCGTTGGGCGTGAAGATGCTGCGCGAGGAAGCGCGCAACGCCGGGCTCAAGCCCACGTTTTCCATTCTGGATGCCGATGACGCCATGTCCATCATCCAGGAACTGCTGGCCACCACCGACAAGGCGCGGCTGCGGCACGTGCAGGGCATTATTTCGCTGTGGAAAAACGCGCTGATGGAGCCGGACGACGCCGCGCGCGAAGCCGTCACGCCGGGCGACGTGGAAGCCGCCAATATCTACCGCAGCTATGCGGCCACGCTGGCGGCCTATCAGGCGGTGGACTTCGATGACCTGATCCGCATTCCCGCGCTGCTGCTGTCCAGCAACGAAGAGGTGCGCACGCGCTGGCAAAACCGCGTCCGCTACCTGCTGGTGGACGAATACCAGGACACCAACGTGTGCCAGTACCGGCTGGTGCAGTTGCTGACGGGCTCGCGCGCCATGTTCACGGCGGTGGGCGACGACGACCAGGCCATCTACGCCTGGCGCGGCGCCACCATCGAAAACCTGGCCAAGCTGACCACCGACTACCCCAACATCAAGCTCATCAAGCTGGAACAGAACTACCGCTCGGTGCAGCGCATTCTGGCCGCCGCCAACGCAGTCATTGAAAAGAACCCCAAGCTGTTCGACAAGAAGCTGTGGTCCGACCTGGGCGTGGGCGAGCCCATCCTGGTGTCGGCCATGGACGGTGAAGAGCAGGAAGCCGAATCCATCGCCATGAAGGTGTCGGCCTCGCGCTTTGAACGGCAGGCGCAGTGGAAGGATTTCGCCATCCTGTACCGCAGCAATCATCAGTCGCGCATTCTGGAACAGGCGCTGCGCAACCTGAAGATTCCGTACACGATCTCGGGCGGGCAAAGCTTTTTCGACAAGGCGGAAGTGCGCGACGTCTTGTCGTACCTGCGCCTGTTGGCCAACGACGATGACGACCCCGCGTTCATCCGCGCGGCCACCACGCCCAAGCGCGGCATCGGCCAGGCCACCTTGCAGGTGCTGGGCCAGTACGCGGCCACGCGCGAAACGTCGCTGCTGGCCGCCGTGGCCGAAACCGGTTTGGAAAGCTTGCTGGCACCGCGCCAGTTGGAGCCCCTGCGTACCTTTGCCGAATTCATCCGCCGCATGCAGTGGCGCGCCGGACGTGGCGCCACCGGCAAGGACGCCGCGCCGGCCGAACCCGCCGGCGTCATCCTGGACGACCTGGTGGAAGCCATTCAGTACGAACGCCATCTGTTCGAACTGTTCGAGGAACGCCCCGCGCAAACGCGCTGGCAGAACGTGCTGGAGCTGACCGGCTGGCTCAAGCGCAAGGCCGAAGAAGACAACATGACGCTCTTCGACCTGGTGCAGCACGTGGCGCTGGTCACGATGCTGGAGCGCGGCGAGGAAGACGAGCCCGATGCGGTGAAGATGTCGACCCTGCATGCGTCCAAGGGCCTGGAGTATCCGCACGTGTATCTGGCGGGTGTGGAAGAAGGCTTGCTACCGCACCTGGGTAAGGACGATGAAGTGGGCGACCCCGCGCGCGCTGCCGAGAACCTGGCCACGCGCATTCAGGAAGAACGCCGCCTGATGTACGTGGGCATCACCCGTGCGCAGCGCAGCCTGAATCTAAGCTGGTGCAAGCGCCGCCGCCGCGCGCGCGAAGACCTGGTGCGCGAGCCGTCGCGCTTCATCGAAGAGATGGGGCTGGGGGATGTGCGCGTGCAGGAAGACGAAGCCACCGCCGCCATGAACCCCAAGGAGCGCATGGCCATGTTGAAAGCGCTGCTGAAGAAGTAGCGCGCAGCCCGTGCCATGAAAGACGACGTCCGCTATCTGCCCGTGTCCGGCACACCGGGGCTGGTGCTGGGGCAAGCGCGTCTCAGCGAATTCCAGTTTGACCGCCACTATCACGAGGACTATCACATCGGCCTGGTGACGCAGGGCGTGCAACGCCAGCACTTTCGTGGGCAGAGCATTCTGCTGGGGCCTGGCGGCATTGCGTTGATGCCGCCCGGCGAGATCCATGACGGCATGGGGGCGGACGACCAAGGCTCGGCCTATGTACTGAAGACGTTTCGGATTTCGGCGGCCTTGATGCGCACCTGGATCGAAGACGTGTCGGACGCCGCCGCCCGCGAGCACTTCTTTGGCACGCTGCTGCAAGACGCCGCGCTGGCGCAGCGCTTCATGGCCTTGCACAACGTGTGGATGTCCCGCGCGCCGGACGAACCGCTGGCGCGGCAGTCGCAATCGCTGGCCTTGATGGCCGACCTGTTCCTGCGCACGCGCACGGTGTTGCCGCAAGTGGTCAAGGGCGGCCTGTCAGCGGCGCATCGGCTTGCCGTGCGGGATTACTGCCATGCGCATCTGAGCGAGAAGATCGCGTTGGACGACCTGGCGCGCTTGTGCGGACTCAGCCGTTTTCAATTCCTGCGGCGCTTTACGCACACGGCGGGTTTGACGCCCCACGCCTGGTTGGTGCGGCTGCGGCTGGAGCGGGCCTGCGCGGTGCTGGCCACCGCGCGCATGTCGGTGGCCGAGGTGGCGGCGGAAGTGGGTTTCTATGATCAAAGCCATTTCAACCGCGCTTTCCGCGCCGCCTATGGCGCACCGCCTTCGGCTTATCAACCCACGGCGTAGGTGTAGGCGAGGCCGCAGGCCTCACACAGCCGCTTCAACCCACCCGCGCGCGCAGCGCCGACAGGAAGTGGTCCACGTCTTGTTCCGTGGTGGCAAAGGACGTCACCAGACGCACGACGCCCGGACCCCAGCGGTCGTGATAGAAACGGAAGCCGTCGGCCAGCAGGCCGTCGATGGCGGCGGCGGGCAATTGGCAGAACAGGATGTTGGCGTCGGCCTTGCCTTGCAGTGTCACGCCGGGCAGGCCTTGCATGCCCGCCGCCAGCCGGGCGGCCATGGCGTTGGCCTGGCGCGCGTTGCGCAGCCACAGGCCATCATCCAGATACGCTTCCATTTGCGCGGACAGCAAGCGCATCTTTGACAACAGATGGCCGCCGCGCTTGCGCCGGAACGCCAGGTCGCGCGCACGCTCAGGGTTGAACATCACGATGGCCTCGGCGCCCAGCACGCCGTTCTTGGTGGCGCCGAACGACAGAATCTCCACGCCCGCCTTCCACGTCATGTCCGCCGGCGTGCAGTCCAGGCTGACCAGCGCGTTGGCAAAGCGCGCGCCGTCCATGTGCAGCGGCAGGCCCGCATCGCGGCAGACGCTGCCGATGGCCTGGATCTCATCCAAGGTATAGACGCTGCCGGTTTCCGTGGCCTGCGTGATGCTGACGCAGGACGGCTGCACGGAATGCACGTCACCCACCTTGCGCCGCGCCTGCTCCGCCAGTTGGACCGGGTCGATCTTGGCGTCGGCCCCGCCCAGCAGCATCAGGCGTGCGCCATGGGTGTAGAACTCGGGCGCCCCACATTCATCGTTGGCGATATGGCTTTGCGTGTGGCACAGCACGGCGCCCCAGGGCGGCGTCAGCGCGGCCAGGCTGAGCGAATTGGCGGCGGTGCCGGTGGGCACCAGCAGCACGTCGACCTCGTGCTCGAACAGCTCGGCCAGCCGGCGCTGCACATTCAGGGTGCTGTCGTCGGCGCCATAGGGCTGGGCCTGGCCGGTGCTGGCGCGCAGCAGCGCTTGCATCACTTCGGGGCTGGCGCCCGCGATGTTGTCGCTGGAAAAGCCCATATTGGGGGCGGGGACGGATAAGGGCGTGTTCACGGTTGGCTTCGGCGGATACGGGAAAGCCGTCACTATGCCGGGGCGCGCGCATGCGGGCTTGTAGAAAATTGCGGCTGGCTCCTACACTGGGCAAGTCCATCTTGAAGGAGCGCATCATGTGTCGTTGGCTGGCTTACACCGGAAGTCCCCTACAGATGGAAAGCGTGCTGTTCAAGGCCAAGCACTCGCTTATCGACCAGAGCCTGCATTCGCGCCTGGGCGCCACCACGACCAATGGCGATGGCTTTGGCCTGGGTTGGTACAGTCGGCCCTCGAATAGCCACATCGAGCCGCCGTTCCGCTACCGCAGCGTGCACCCCGCCTGGAACGATCGCAACTTGCGCGAAGCAGCGCGCGCCATCCACGCGCCGCTGTTCGTGGCGCATATCCGCGCGGCCACCGACACGCCCGCGCAAGAAACCAACTGCCATCCGTTTCGCCACGGCCAGTGGCTGTTCGTGCATAACGGGGTGATTCGCGACTACCCCTTGCTGCGCCGCGACCTGATGCTGATGATTGCGCCGGCCTATTTCGGGTCGCTGGAAGGGTCCACTGATTCCGAGGTGATGTTCCTGCTGGCCCTGACCTTCGGCCTGGAGGAAGACCCGATTCCCGCGCTGGCCCGCATGGTGGGCGCGGTGGAAGAAACGGGCCGCCGCCACGGCGTGACGCATCCCATCAACATGACGGTGTGCGCGCTGGATGGCGAAAGGCTGATTGCGGTGCGTTATTCCAGCGAGGCAGAGTCGCGCACCCTGTTCCACAATACCTGCGTGCGCCATTTGCGCGAGCTGTATCCGCAGGACCCGCAGATCGCCACGCTGGACGAAGACGCCTTTCTGCTGCTGTCCGAGCCCTTGAGCGAAATGCCCGGCGTCTGGGAAGAAGTGCCCGAAGCCACCGCCATCATCGCCGGGGGCGGCGATGTGCGGCATTACCCCTTCGTGCCGATTGCTCCGGGGCCGTGACGGGGCTTTTAGGCAGAATCCGGCCAAATATCGTCGAAATTGGCCGATAAATAGGGGTCATCAAGCACGTATCGCCCATATAAGGGAGAATGCGTGTCGCAATGACTTTGCGACGTCCTGGGCCGCGAAAGCACCCCAACTCAATAAGGAAGTTGCATGACAGATAGCAAAACCCCGCAAGTCTCAGACGCATTGGCGGTGTTTACGCACACGGGGAACGCCCCGGTTCGCTTTGAATTGCATGACAAGGGCGTGGTCTGCCAGCAAGGCGACACACGCAGCTACACCGCCTTCGCGGATGTACTGGACCTTTGCCTGTTCCCCGCTGAAGCGGGCGCAACGGCAGGCCCGATCCACCAATTTGCCTACCGTACCAGCACGACGCAAGACTGGACCGTGGTGTCCGGCGACGTCAGCAACTTCGCCCAGCTCCTGGATGCATTCCGCTCGCGCTACGTCGCGCAGCGCCTGCCCGTGCTGGAAGCGTTGATGGCCGACGGCAAGCGCGTGGCATTCCGGACGATCAAGTCCGGTGATTTTCCCGGCTTTGACACGCAGGAACTGGCCCTGTCGGCCGAAGGCCTGCATATTGACGGCGCCACCTGGCCCTATGAATCGTTGCAGCGCATCGACCTGAACGACTGGACCGAGACGATCACCCTGCAAGACGACAACGGCAAGACCGTGTTTTCGTGCGTGACGACGCGCATTCTCAGCTCGGACCTGCTGGTGAACCTGGT harbors:
- a CDS encoding helix-turn-helix domain-containing protein; translation: MREVLDCGVLLAPGHEAAMRDWVTRYQAGLPRVRLHLVPLEAQAGTGNVATGHVATGSAATGDAAVDSASTPEATRLPAGLHQDVQALARVAVSLRRYDSCVLPVAPSSVAWARMALSHAGDALTTPLLLLMEGMKAPAIEDLLGLGAADFMAQPACMESMRVRLGRLRRSASGTHPAWREARVEEASARYTADGSSAAPSLHAVRPPVAADILAQGLANLRDTRRQAAQESFRQAKARVVDGFERDYIRHALSRHGGNVAQAARACEKHRRAFWALMRKHGIEAAPYRQAAQGRRMRD
- the hemE gene encoding uroporphyrinogen decarboxylase, with protein sequence MSASSLKNDVFLRSLLREPVPYTPIWLMRQAGRYLPEYRATRARAGSFMGLAQNPDYAMEVTLQPLARYDLDAAILFSDILTVPHAMGLGLDFAEGEGPRFAHPVRTEEDVARLAVPDMDKLRYVFDAVGVIRRELDGKVPLIGFAGSPFTIACYMVEGKGSDDYRLIKTMLYSRPDLLHRILEINAEATLQYLNAQIAAGAQAVMLFDSWGGVLADGLFQQFSLAYSKKVVDGLTRENEGRRVPVIVFTKGGGQWLEQIAACGCDAVGLDWTVDLAAARRRTGDSVAFQGNLDPMALFGGGPAIRAEARRVLDAFGPVGKGGHVFNLGHGISRFTPPEAVAELVEEVHQHSRTLRG
- a CDS encoding primosomal protein N', with translation MSEPLAGTTSEAVCWVRVALDVPLPGPFDYRSDAPVAVGLRVIVPFGRRKMVGVVVENPAEPSYEPKQIRPIEHVLDDLPPFDEDWLRMARFAADYYQRPLGEVMLPTLPPPLRKPTAYQGKRSAGGPVARLDNRKRKPVRAPAKADQPPELNDAQRAAVDTIGALTGFKPVLLHGVTGSGKTEVYLRAAEKVLGQGRQVLLMVPEINLTPQLEAALRARLEALVGPDGLAVMHSGLSDGERLQAWARAQRGEARMVLGTRMSIFAPLSKLGLIVVDEEHDASYKQQDGLRYSARDLAVWRAHDLDIPVVLGSATPSLETWQHAERGRYLRLTLPGRARSSTLPSMRLVDTRRLQMKHGMSPHLLEAIGQRLERKEQSLIFLNRRGYSPVLHCQSCAWVSNCPRCTAFTVLHRTDGRGHRLQCHHCGYQAPVPRACPECGDQDLAPMGRGTQRIEEHLAELFPGARILRIDADSTRKKGSAEALFASVHAGEVDILVGTQMVAKGHDFARLGLVGVLNSDSMLFAHDFRAPERLFAQLMQVAGRAGRHQGNGEVLIQTGYPEQPVYQALLRHDYAGFARHALHERESTGLPPFVYQALLTAEARELKVAQAFLERARVLPEGEWAADFPSLDAIMLYDPVPLRVVRVANIERAQLLVESSSRPALQAFLTSWSHHLPYIANEARVRWQLEVDPLEI
- a CDS encoding UvrD-helicase domain-containing protein — translated: MSANEAIAQGMNPAQREAVLYLDGPCLVLAGAGSGKTRVITQKIAYLLRECGYMGRNVVALTFTNKAAREMDERVKTLVDRKLSKGLIISTFHSLGVKMLREEARNAGLKPTFSILDADDAMSIIQELLATTDKARLRHVQGIISLWKNALMEPDDAAREAVTPGDVEAANIYRSYAATLAAYQAVDFDDLIRIPALLLSSNEEVRTRWQNRVRYLLVDEYQDTNVCQYRLVQLLTGSRAMFTAVGDDDQAIYAWRGATIENLAKLTTDYPNIKLIKLEQNYRSVQRILAAANAVIEKNPKLFDKKLWSDLGVGEPILVSAMDGEEQEAESIAMKVSASRFERQAQWKDFAILYRSNHQSRILEQALRNLKIPYTISGGQSFFDKAEVRDVLSYLRLLANDDDDPAFIRAATTPKRGIGQATLQVLGQYAATRETSLLAAVAETGLESLLAPRQLEPLRTFAEFIRRMQWRAGRGATGKDAAPAEPAGVILDDLVEAIQYERHLFELFEERPAQTRWQNVLELTGWLKRKAEEDNMTLFDLVQHVALVTMLERGEEDEPDAVKMSTLHASKGLEYPHVYLAGVEEGLLPHLGKDDEVGDPARAAENLATRIQEERRLMYVGITRAQRSLNLSWCKRRRRAREDLVREPSRFIEEMGLGDVRVQEDEATAAMNPKERMAMLKALLKK
- a CDS encoding AraC family transcriptional regulator, with the translated sequence MKDDVRYLPVSGTPGLVLGQARLSEFQFDRHYHEDYHIGLVTQGVQRQHFRGQSILLGPGGIALMPPGEIHDGMGADDQGSAYVLKTFRISAALMRTWIEDVSDAAAREHFFGTLLQDAALAQRFMALHNVWMSRAPDEPLARQSQSLALMADLFLRTRTVLPQVVKGGLSAAHRLAVRDYCHAHLSEKIALDDLARLCGLSRFQFLRRFTHTAGLTPHAWLVRLRLERACAVLATARMSVAEVAAEVGFYDQSHFNRAFRAAYGAPPSAYQPTA
- a CDS encoding threonine aldolase family protein; this translates as MNTPLSVPAPNMGFSSDNIAGASPEVMQALLRASTGQAQPYGADDSTLNVQRRLAELFEHEVDVLLVPTGTAANSLSLAALTPPWGAVLCHTQSHIANDECGAPEFYTHGARLMLLGGADAKIDPVQLAEQARRKVGDVHSVQPSCVSITQATETGSVYTLDEIQAIGSVCRDAGLPLHMDGARFANALVSLDCTPADMTWKAGVEILSFGATKNGVLGAEAIVMFNPERARDLAFRRKRGGHLLSKMRLLSAQMEAYLDDGLWLRNARQANAMAARLAAGMQGLPGVTLQGKADANILFCQLPAAAIDGLLADGFRFYHDRWGPGVVRLVTSFATTEQDVDHFLSALRARVG
- a CDS encoding class II glutamine amidotransferase → MCRWLAYTGSPLQMESVLFKAKHSLIDQSLHSRLGATTTNGDGFGLGWYSRPSNSHIEPPFRYRSVHPAWNDRNLREAARAIHAPLFVAHIRAATDTPAQETNCHPFRHGQWLFVHNGVIRDYPLLRRDLMLMIAPAYFGSLEGSTDSEVMFLLALTFGLEEDPIPALARMVGAVEETGRRHGVTHPINMTVCALDGERLIAVRYSSEAESRTLFHNTCVRHLRELYPQDPQIATLDEDAFLLLSEPLSEMPGVWEEVPEATAIIAGGGDVRHYPFVPIAPGP